CTTTAGTATCAACATCCATGATGGTTAATGGTCCTTTAAAAGCTGCTCCAGTATCCACATTCCAAACACATGCTTTTTGGACAGGAATGGTTTGCTCTATTCGAGTAACTGGGGTGTGCCCAATATAAATTTCATTGTATAATGTCAATCGTTTTGGATATAAAAAACTGTCTTTTGAAATGGATGCATCTAAAGCCAATGCTGCTTCCCATAGCGTTCTGTCCCAATAAAATAATTTGGGGAAATATTCATAATCAACCCCATTCATATTGGTAAATCCAGCATGAATAAACAACCTATTTTGTTCGTCTAAATAGTAGTCTTGTAATGATTTTAAGAAATCTATATGTTGTTTCTTCTTTTTATCTGAAACAGAAGCATAAGCAATAATTGTGGCTTCCCCACCGTGTTTGAACCACATTTTCTCATCAAAGTTTTTGGTATTTCCAATCAACCAATCTAACAATAATTCGTCATGATTTCCCCGTATAAAAATGCAGGGTTGTTTGGTGCTCAAATTCATTAAATAATCTAAAACTTGAGGTGATTCACTCCAGCCATCAACATAATCGCCTAGGAAAATAAGGGTGTCTTTTGTCGAGACCTTGGCCCGTTCCATAATTTGATGAAGCGCTCTTAATCCACCGTGTATATCCCCAATTACTAATGTTCTACTCATTCTTTTCGTTGTATTTCATTTTTCTTAAAATCCGCATAGCTTCTTTGAAACTCAAATATACCGTAGGGTTTTTTTGCATTTTCAAAAAGGCTTTGGCATCGATTAATTTTTGCTTTGCATCCTCAAAACCATTCAAATAGCATATCATCAATGTTGAAGATAGGTTTTCCAAATCTTTGGTTTCTCTATCTGTGAGCAAAATGTTTTTTTGCAACTTACTTATTAGCGCCGAATTTGCATTGTAAATATGATGCAACATTTTTTTGTTGTACGCTGGTGGTTCAAAGAGCATTTGAGTTTCCATTTTATAATACCCGTTATCAAAAAAACGGATGGTAACTTGTTCCAAAGGATAATAACTAGTTTTGTCATTAAGCCCCAAAGCCACGTGTTCTATAATGGTAAAAGTTTGCTCATCAAAACGAATAGAAACCACATCAAGCGCAGAGTAAAATAACTTTACTTGTTCATTAATCAACTCAATATCTACTCTCGAAAGATAGGTTGTATCTCTAATCTTTTTGGGAATTCCAGCCCAGCAAATTACAAACAATTCTTTGAAAACATGATACTTTGAAGTCATGTCTTTGTGCCGGTTGTTCACAAAATCAATCACCCCATCAAGTGTGTAAGCTATACTGTTGCGCGAACTGTTTTCAATACTAATTACAGTTTCTATATTTTGCTTAGAATACGGAATCTTTTCTTCCGTAGGCATCGAATTGCTGCCTACTCTAACAAAAACAGTGTTGGCTAAAATAGTATGAATGTTTTTCTTAAAAAAAGATGTTTTATGTTTGGGTTTTATGGTTACCAAACCAACCACTCTGTCTTTTGGTAAATTAGGAAACGGTACATTTTCATATTGAATTTTTGGTGGATTCTCGAGATAAGCATTGACTAAATTCTGAATCCTACTATCGTCAAAAAAATCATCGCCCATGATTTCGTTATCTTGGTCTTCAACCCCAACAACTATATAGGAATTGTTAGAAGGATTAGAATTAGACAAGGCACAAATGTGTTTCAAAAACTTGGCTTTTCCTTCTTTGGTATGCAAATTCAACTGCCGCTTCTTATCATAAAAACTACACTCATCGTTGTGAGCCAGAAGGTTTTTGATAAGAAGACGCTTGTTGATCATTGGTTTTACGGTACTTTATTTCCCATGCTTTCTGTCCAAATAGCAAACCAATCTTCTTGTTCTAATTGCAATTCTGTAGCTTTCATCAAAGCTTGAATTCGGGCAATATTGACTGTTCCTGCCACTGGGATTACTTTTGCTGGATGTTTTAAAATCCATGACAAAAGAATGGTATCAGCTCCAAAACGATATTTTTCGACCAATTGCACTAATAGTTTTTTCAGTCGTCTGGTTTGTTCAATATCTTCTCTAAAAACGGTTCCTAAAGGATTCCAAGACATCGGACGAATGTTGTGCAACTGCATATAATCAAAACTTCCGTCTAACATCGCTTCATGATGTGTGGCTGAAAACTGAACTTGGTTATAACTGATTTCTGTTTTTTGTCGAATTAATTCTGTTTGTGAAGGCGTGAAATTGGAAACTCCAAAATCAATAATTTTACCTTCTGCTTTTAATTTTGCCACTGCTTCAGCTATTTCGTCGGCAACCATTAAAGGGCTAGGACGATGTAGAAGCAACACATCCAAATAATCCGTTTCTAGATTTTTTAATGAATTCTCGACAGACCAAATGATATATTCTTTGGAATATTCGTAGTGTTTTATTTTGTTTTTTCTCCCATTGGTGTGCTGAATCCCACACTTAGAAATTAACTGGAAGTTTTTTCGATCTATTTTACTTTTGGCGAAAGCCTTTCCAAAATCAGCCTCT
The window above is part of the Flavobacterium sp. N1994 genome. Proteins encoded here:
- a CDS encoding metallophosphoesterase family protein; this translates as MSRTLVIGDIHGGLRALHQIMERAKVSTKDTLIFLGDYVDGWSESPQVLDYLMNLSTKQPCIFIRGNHDELLLDWLIGNTKNFDEKMWFKHGGEATIIAYASVSDKKKKQHIDFLKSLQDYYLDEQNRLFIHAGFTNMNGVDYEYFPKLFYWDRTLWEAALALDASISKDSFLYPKRLTLYNEIYIGHTPVTRIEQTIPVQKACVWNVDTGAAFKGPLTIMDVDTKEFWQSEPLNTLYFNEKGRN
- a CDS encoding ATP-binding protein, with the translated sequence MINKRLLIKNLLAHNDECSFYDKKRQLNLHTKEGKAKFLKHICALSNSNPSNNSYIVVGVEDQDNEIMGDDFFDDSRIQNLVNAYLENPPKIQYENVPFPNLPKDRVVGLVTIKPKHKTSFFKKNIHTILANTVFVRVGSNSMPTEEKIPYSKQNIETVISIENSSRNSIAYTLDGVIDFVNNRHKDMTSKYHVFKELFVICWAGIPKKIRDTTYLSRVDIELINEQVKLFYSALDVVSIRFDEQTFTIIEHVALGLNDKTSYYPLEQVTIRFFDNGYYKMETQMLFEPPAYNKKMLHHIYNANSALISKLQKNILLTDRETKDLENLSSTLMICYLNGFEDAKQKLIDAKAFLKMQKNPTVYLSFKEAMRILRKMKYNEKNE
- a CDS encoding aldo/keto reductase translates to MKTKLSPIIAGTMNWGIWDKKLNTSEMEHLIHLCIENQITTFDHADIYGDYTTEADFGKAFAKSKIDRKNFQLISKCGIQHTNGRKNKIKHYEYSKEYIIWSVENSLKNLETDYLDVLLLHRPSPLMVADEIAEAVAKLKAEGKIIDFGVSNFTPSQTELIRQKTEISYNQVQFSATHHEAMLDGSFDYMQLHNIRPMSWNPLGTVFREDIEQTRRLKKLLVQLVEKYRFGADTILLSWILKHPAKVIPVAGTVNIARIQALMKATELQLEQEDWFAIWTESMGNKVP